One stretch of Halorientalis litorea DNA includes these proteins:
- a CDS encoding IS5 family transposase yields the protein MESLPKSQILRFTEKAIHLARRAVSRYSSKFSKHRYTLPQHVVLLCLKVRKNTTYRGLLDELIEMPRIRHALGLAELPTPSTLCKAFNRLDMAVWRVILTLSATLLPTSGVVGVDASGFDRSHASKHYTKRAELTIQQLKVTLLVDAKVNAILDLHVTTTRKHDSQIAPSLIKRNPDDIDVLLGDKGYDDQKIRRLARQHEVRPLIKHREFTSLHKAWNVRLDTDLYGQRSQSETVNSTLKRKYGAFVRSRRWWKQFRELTIACLIHNVDRSL from the coding sequence ATGGAGTCCCTTCCTAAGTCGCAGATTCTCCGGTTTACTGAGAAGGCAATCCATCTGGCACGGCGAGCTGTCTCTCGATACTCCTCGAAGTTCTCCAAACATCGCTATACACTTCCCCAGCACGTTGTTTTGCTGTGTCTCAAAGTTCGGAAGAACACGACCTATCGTGGCCTGCTTGACGAACTGATCGAGATGCCACGCATTCGTCACGCCCTCGGATTAGCTGAACTTCCTACGCCATCAACGCTTTGTAAGGCGTTCAACCGGCTTGATATGGCTGTGTGGCGTGTCATTTTGACTCTCTCAGCGACGTTACTTCCGACAAGCGGAGTTGTTGGTGTTGATGCGTCGGGGTTCGACCGTAGTCACGCTTCGAAACACTACACGAAACGTGCTGAACTCACGATTCAGCAGCTCAAGGTGACGTTGCTGGTCGATGCGAAGGTGAACGCAATTCTCGATCTACACGTGACGACGACGCGGAAACACGATAGCCAGATCGCTCCGTCGTTGATCAAGCGCAATCCCGACGATATTGACGTTTTGCTCGGTGACAAAGGGTACGACGATCAGAAGATCAGGCGGCTCGCCCGGCAACACGAAGTTCGACCACTGATCAAGCATCGTGAGTTCACGTCACTCCATAAGGCATGGAACGTACGCTTAGACACTGATCTCTACGGTCAGCGGAGTCAATCCGAGACTGTCAACTCAACACTCAAGCGGAAGTACGGCGCGTTTGTCCGGTCACGGCGCTGGTGGAAGCAGTTCCGTGAACTCACCATCGCCTGTCTCATTCATAACGTAGATCGATCACTCTGA
- a CDS encoding DUF7534 family protein, producing the protein MDYTTLSEFLLTILVSNMIAFIIGAIVSPPDPFTQFYYYLPLVPVTVVVSYLLVYRGGFDYIKARI; encoded by the coding sequence ATGGACTATACAACGCTTAGTGAATTTCTACTCACAATACTTGTATCGAATATGATTGCGTTCATCATTGGGGCAATAGTATCTCCCCCCGACCCGTTCACACAATTTTACTACTATTTACCATTAGTACCGGTTACGGTGGTTGTTTCGTATCTCCTTGTCTACAGAGGCGGGTTCGATTACATCAAAGCTAGAATCTAG